Proteins co-encoded in one Yamadazyma tenuis chromosome 1, complete sequence genomic window:
- a CDS encoding uncharacterized protein (COG:O; MEROPS:MER0000358; EggNog:ENOG503NYXF) encodes MKWALYIFSLFCTVNCSSYFITLRDNESFDDFYANDMKYPEPLRVRDQIRNIFTIGKFKGFVGDFSKTALERLSRCPYVSEITPDITFNALEIQVQPYAPRHLARISSKKKLKKNLVFVYDDVFSGQGVNAYIVDSGIKIEHPQFEGRAYFGRDFTGLGSGDTNGHGTHVAGLVGSQTYGVAKNVNLIEVRALGDGGSGSLSTIIAALEFAVNHRRRSGKPGVANLSLGSVRNSVLNRAIDAAVEDDLVVVAAAGNTNTNACKSSPGSAIGAITVGSIDDSSDAIAGFSNWGECVDIFAPGAAIKSVDYQDLKVPKSLSGTSMSAPIVSGIVANLLSAGVPPSDVKTTLLKMATNGKVKRTSLLLKGRTPNKIAHMGLNLPDAWEDKGEENSDADTDYESGSDTK; translated from the coding sequence ATGAAGTGGGCACTATATATATTCCTGTTGTTTTGTACCGTCAATTGTTCCTCCTATTTTATTACTTTAAGGGATAATGAGTCGTTCGATGACTTCTACGCCAATGACATGAAGTACCCTGAGCCCTTGAGAGTCAGAGACCAAATAAGGAACATTTTCACCATTGGAAAGTTCAAAGGATTTGTTGGGGACTTCAGCAAAACTGCATTAGAGAGACTTTCCCGGTGCCCCTACGTTTCAGAAATCACTCCTGATATCACTTTCAACGCTTTGGAAATCCAGGTCCAACCCTATGCTCCTCGTCACTTAGCCAGAATTTCCCTGAAGAAAAAGCTCAAGAAAAACcttgtgtttgtgtacgATGATGTGTTTTCTGGGCAAGGGGTAAATGCCTATATTGTCGACTCCGGCATCAAAATTGAACATCCCCAATTTGAAGGCAGGGCATATTTTGGGAGAGATTTCACCGGTTTGGGCTCTGGGGATACAAACGGACATGGAACTCACGTTGCAGGGCTTGTGGGTTCCCAAACATACGgagttgcaaaaaatgTCAATTTAATAGAAGTAAGAGCGTTGGGAGATGGAGGTTCAGGTTCATTGAGTACAATAATTGCTGCTTTGGAGTTTGCTGTTAACCACAGAAGGAGATCTGGGAAACCAGGTGTCGCAAACTTGTCTCTAGGCTCTGTTAGAAACAGTGTTTTAAATAGGGCCATTGACGCTGCTGTGGAGGACGACCTCGTGGTGGTCGCTGCTGCAGGAAACACTAATACCAATGCCTGCAAGTCTAGCCCCGGAAGTGCTATTGGTGCTATCACTGTGGGAAGTATAGACGATTCCAGCGACGCTATAGCTGGGTTCTCAAACTGGGGTGAATGTGTCGATATTTTTGCACCCGGTGCTGCAATCAAAAGTGTTGACTACCAAGACCTTAAGGTACCCAAACTGTTGTCCGGAACTTCGATGTCAGCTCCTATAGTGTCAGGAATTGTGGCCAATTTACTAAGTGCTGGAGTTCCTCCTAGCGATGTCAAAACCACCCTTTTAAAAATGGCCACAAACGGCAAGGTCAAGCGGACTTCACTTCTCTTGAAAGGCCGAACTCCCAATAAGATTGCCCACATGGGCTTGAATCTCCCTGATGCCTGGGAAGATAAGGGAGAGGAGAATTCAGATGCTGACACCGACTATGAAAGCGGTTCAGACACTAAGTAG
- the GSL2 gene encoding Callose synthase 5 (EggNog:ENOG503NYR8; COG:M; CAZy:GT48), producing the protein MPKDYLSGNPFDSEWKDDGFSVDNTAQAFTAQQGVTAPLPLSGFMTPKINRERWQSIESHNNGTYDETKVSDLMNNSPSRQSDPYPAWGPPGVVPISIEDIEGVFLQLTNVFGFQQDNTRNMFDHFMRMLDSRSSRMGPTRSLKSVHADYIGGINANFRKWFFAAGTDYDHSVGFANVKVIEKSKEKASMKSPHEAEEKWSYSLSRLPAVDMVVHVAIYLLAWGEAGNLRFMPECMCFIFKCCCDFYSGLDPDEPVKNATPSFLDHAIKPLYTYYKDQLFKKVDGRLVRVDKDHKSIIGYDDMNQLFWYKEGLNRIVLDDERKILDIGAEHRYMYLNQVVWKKAFFKTFKETRSWSHVFCNFNRIWIIHVSMFWYYTSFNAPTFYTYRYNPSLDNQPTVQARLTVMALAGAISAFICLVSILFEWSFIPRKYEGAEPVGKRLVMLFLLTTLNVAPSVYLLVFTPLNSKSTTGILIAVIHFSISVVTVLYLMIVPLGKLFSASMGQGRKYLANDYFIQSFHRLRGTEQAASIGLWLAVFICKFIESYFFLTLSLKDPMRELSIMQMSRCAGDIWIGKSLCAVQPMIVLSLILLTDLVLFFLDTYLWFIVCNTFFSVFRSFYIGISVWTPWRNIFSRLPKRIFSKIIFAPTDGTVKGKYLTSQVWNSIVISMYREHLLSIEHVQKLIYKQIATSTSVEDSMLKEPSFFVSQEDMSMKSTLFYGQSEAQRRITFFAQSLSTPMREIGPTGSMPSFTVLVPHYKEKITLSLREIIREEQQYSNITMLEYLKKLHPLEWSCFIKDTRLLAEEFDTDDSSATRIDEKTDNHYYSVGFKVATPEYILRTRIWASLRTQTLYRTVSGFMNYSRGIKLLFDVETPDDDFIDDAEKLREASAMAIRKFRMIVSMQRFIEFDVDEIENTEFLLRAYPELEIAYLREEEDPTTHETLYFSVLIDGSSPIMPSGFRKPKYKIQLPGNPILGDGKSDNQNHAIIFCRGEYIQLVDANQDNYLEECLKIRSVLEEFEEHSPPLDPYSTQLKTSGYANPVAIIGTREYIFSENIGVLGDVAAGKEQTFGTLFARTLAHIGGKLHYGHPDFLNAIFMNTRGGVSKAQKGLHLNEDVYAGMNVLCRGGRIKHCEYIQCGKGRDLGFGSILNFTTKIGAGMGEQMLSREHFYLSTRLPLDRFLSYYYAHPGFHLNNAFIILSIKLFLIVGVNIAALTRESTICEYDKNVPIRDPHRPVGCYNLIPAVHWLERSILSIYVVFAISFLPLFIQELMERGFYKSFSRLGKHFLCLSPLFEVFVCRVYAESLITDMFIGGARYIATGRGFATTRQPFAVLYSRFAFASLYFGAVSFLLILYTSITMWKIPLLYFWITIVGLLLCPWIYNPNQFSFNEFFLDYRNYLKWLSKGNNSSREISWIQYVRLNRSRITGIKTSKKSFEGFDLKLVNDVKPSKYNTVITSTLLQWIEISFVGIAYLFSNTLNDTRYSNPTPALMRLTIVTLAPIGVNIVILLVFSLVSVFLGPLLSLCCSKFPAMVALTVHSLAIINHLAFFELFWFMQNLDFSRTVLGLATCVLIQRWIFRTFISCFVSREYIHDKANMTWWSGKWFTSGLGWNMFSQPFREFICKLTEMSYFAVDVCMGHCLLFAQFPLLFVPYIDKWHMMLLFWLKPTNQLRPRLFSKKQKRRIRRTVNLYFVVFVMILVLMASLIVVPIVATRYFELEFSDYAPQFIQDLIQPETPFLQRKGLHKGLVRN; encoded by the exons ATGCCAAAGGATTACTTAAGTGGAAACCCGTTCGACAGCGAATGGAAAGACGACGGGTTCCTGGTGGACAATA CCGCCCAAGCGTTTACTGCTCAGCAGGGAGTAACAGCTCCTTTGCCATTGAGTGGTTTTATGACCCCCAAAATCAACCGCGAGCGCTGGCAATCCATAGAGAGCCACAATAATGGTACTTATGACGAGACTAAGGTATCAGATCTTATGAATAACTCTCCCAGTAGACAAAGTGATCCATATCCCGCATGGGGACCTCCTGGAGTTGTGCCCATttccattgaagatatcgAAGGAGTTTTCCTTCAGTTAACCAATGTGTTTGGATTCCAGCAGGATAATACCCGCAACATGTTTGATCACTTCATGAGGATGCTTGACTCTAGAAGCTCAAGGATGGGACCTACGCGTTCTTTGAAGTCAGTTCACGCTGACTACATTGGCGGTATCAATGCCAACTTCCGCAAGTGGTTCTTTGCTGCTGGTACAGATTATGACCATTCTGTGGGCTTTGCAAACGTCAAAGTGATCGAAAAGTCCAAGGAAAAGGCAAGCATGAAAAGCCCTCACGAAGCAGAGGAAAAGTGGTCTTATTCACTCAGCCGTTTGCCAGCAGTCGATATGGTGGTACATGTTGCAATCTACCTTCTTGCTTGGGGAGAAGCTGGAAACCTTAGATTCATGCCTGAGTGTATGTGTTTCATATTCAAGTGTTGCTGTGACTTCTATTCGGGACTCGACCCAGATGAGCCTGTTAAGAACGCCACTCCCAGTTTCCTTGACCATGCCATCAAGCCTCTTTACACTTACTATAAAGatcaattgttcaagaaggtaGATGGCCGGTTGGTGAGAGTGGACAAGGATCACAAGAGTATCATTGGGTATGATGATATGAATCAGTTGTTCTGGTACAAGGAAGGATTGAACAGAATTGtccttgatgatgagaGGAAGATTCTTGATATTGGTGCTGAGCATCGGTATATGTATCTTAACCAAGTGGTGTGGAAGAAAgctttcttcaaaactttcaagGAAACTAGAAGCTGGTCTCATGTgttttgcaacttcaaccGGATTTGGATAATTCATGTTAGTATGTTCTGGTATTATACTTCCTTCAATGCTCCTACCTTTTACACATACCGGTACAATCCTTCCTTGGATAACCAGCCTACGGTTCAGGCGAGATTGACGGTCATGGCACTTGCCGGTGCAATCTCTGCATTCATTTGTTTGGTTTccattttgtttgaatGGTCCTTCATTCCTAGAAAATACGAAGGTGCTGAACCAGTGGGAAAGagattggtgatgttgtttcttcttaCTACTCTTAATGTTGCACCTTCAGTCTATTTATTGGTTTTCACTCCTTTGAACCTGAAGTCCACCACTGGAATATTGATAGCTGTCATTCACTTTTCTATTTCAGTTGTGACTGTTCTTTATTTAATGATTGTGCCCTTAGGAAAGTTGTTCTCGGCATCAATGGgtcaaggaagaaaataTCTTGCAAATGATTACTTCATTCAAAGCTTTCATAGGCTAAGGGGAACTGAACAAGCGGCTTCGATTGGCCTCTGGCTTGCTGTCTTCATTTGTAAGTTCATTGAATCATACTTCTTCCTCACTCTTTCATTGAAAGACCCTATGAGGGAATTAAGCATAATGCAAATGTCTAGATGTGCTGGAGATATTTGGATTGGTAAATCTTTATGCGCAGTCCAACCCATGATTGTACTATCATTGATCCTATTGACAGACTTGGtacttttcttcttggatacATATCTTTGGTTCATCGTCTGTAACACATTTTTTTCCGTGTTTCGATCCTTTTATATTGGAATTTCGGTTTGGACTCCTTGGAGAAATATCTTTTCAAGATTACCAAAGCGTATTTTCTCGAAGATCATTTTTGCACCCACTGATGGAACTGTTAAAGGAAAGTATTTGACATCTCAGGTATGGAACTCAATTGTCATTTCAATGTACAGAGAGCACTTGTTGTCTATTGAACATGTGCAGAAATTGATTTATAAACAGATTGCTACCTCAACTAGTGTTGAGGACTCTATGTTGAAGGAGCCATCGTTTTTTGTGTCTCAAGAGGATATGTCAATGAAGTCAACTTTGTTCTATGGACAATCAGAAGCCCAAAGGAGAATAACCTTCTTTGCCCAGTCGTTGTCGACACCAATGAGAGAAATTGGTCCTACGGGATCGATGCCTTCGTTCACAGTTTTGGTTCCCCACTATAAAGAGAAGATTACTTTATCTCTTCGTGAGATCATTAGGGAAGAGCAACAGTACTCCAACATCACTATGTTAGAGTACTTGAAAAAGCTACACCCTTTAGAATGGTCCTGTTTTATTAAAGATACGAGACTTCTTgctgaagaatttgacACAGATGACTCCTCAGCTACAAGGATTGACGAAAAAACTGATAACCATTACTATTCGGTGGGTTTTAAAGTAGCCACACCAGAGTATATCCTAAGAACTCGAATTTGGGCATCTCTTAGAACTCAGACCTTGTACCGTACAGTGTCTGGATTCATGAATTATTCAAGGGGAATCAAATTGTTGTTCGATGTTGAGACCCCAGATGATGACTTCATTGACGATGCCGAGAAGCTCAGAGAGGCGTCGGCAATGGCAATCAGAAAGTTTAGAATGATTGTTTCAATGCAACGGTTTATCGAATTTGATGTTGACGAAATTGAAAATACTgaattcttgttgagagCTTATCCTGAGTTGGAAATCGCCTACTTGAGAGAGGAAGAGGATCCTACAACTCATGAAACACTTTATTTTTCTGTTTTGATTGACGGAAGCAGTCCCATAATGCCCAGTGGCTTTAGAAAGCCCAAGTACAAGATTCAATTACCAGGAAATCCTATTTTAGGAGATGGTAAATCTGACAACCAGAACCATGCAATTATTTTCTGTAGAGGAGAGTATATTCAGTTGGTAGATGCTAATCAAGATAATTACTTAGAAGAATGTCTTAAAATCAGAAGTGTCCTCgaggagtttgaagaacattcaccaccattaGATCCCTATTCTACACAATTGAAAACAAGCGGTTATGCTAATCCTGTTGCAATTATTGGGACAAGAGAATATATATTTTCTGAGAACATTGGTGTATTGGGTGATGTGGCTGCTGGTAAAGAGCAGACCTTTGGAACACTTTTCGCCAGAACACTTGCTCATATTGGTGGGAAATTGCATTATGGTCACCCTGACTTCTTGAATGCCATCTTCATGAATACTAGAGGAGGTGTCTCTAAGGCCCAGAAAGGTTTGCACTTGAATGAAGATGTCTATGCTGGTATGAATGTCTTGTGTAGAGGAGGACGTATCAAGCATTGTGAGTATATTCAATGTGGAAAAGGCCGTGACCTTGGGTTTGGTTCAATTTTGAACTTTACTACAAAAATTGGTGCTGGTATGGGAGAGCAGATGTTATCGAGGGAGCATTTCTATTTGAGTACAAGATTACCCTTAGACCGGTTCTTGTCTTATTATTATGCTCATCCTGGGTTTCACTTGAATAATGCTTTCATCATTTTGTCAATCAAATTGTTCTTGATAGTTGGAGTTAATATTGCAGCCTTGACTCGTGAAAGTACTATATGCGAGTATGACAAAAATGTCCCCATTAGAGATCCTCATCGTCCTGTTGGATGTTACAACTTGATTCCAGCTGTTCATTGGTTAGAGCGCTCGATTCTATCAATCTATGTGGTCTTTGCAATCTCTTTCCTTCCTTTATTCATACAAGAGTTGATGGAAAGAGGCTTCTATAAATCCTTCCTGAGACTTGGAAAGCACTTCTTGTGCTTATCACCATTATTTGAAGTGTTTGTCTGTCGAGTTTACGCAGAGTCCTTAATTACTGATATGTTTATTGGAGGTGCCAGATACATTGCCACTGGAAGAGGTTTTGCAACAACTAGGCAACCATTCGCAGTTCTATACTCACGATTTGCATTTGCCAGTCTTTATTTTGGAGCAGTCTCGTTCCTATTGATATTGTATACTTCCATTACCATGTGGAAAATTCCTTTGCTTTACTTTTGGATCACTATTGTTGGCCTTTTGTTATGTCCATGGATTTATAACCCAAATCAATTCAGTTTCAACGAATTTTTCCTCGATTACAGGAACTATTTAAAGTGGCTATCCAAAGGTAATAACAGCAGCAGAGAAATTTCATGGATACAATATGTTAGGTTAAACCGAAGCCGAATCACTGGCATTAAAACCTCAAAAAAGAGTTTCGAAGGATTCGACTTAAAACTTGTCAATGATGTAAAACCTTCCAAGTATAATACTGTTATTACTTCCACTTTACTTCAATGGATTGAAATCAGTTTTGTGGGAATCGCTTATTTGTTctcaaacaccttgaatGATACTCGGTATTCCAATCCCACACCTGCCCTTATGAGACTCACTATAGTAACATTAGCACCAATTGGTGTCAATATTGTTATTCTCCTTGTGTTTTCCCTTGTGTCGGTATTCTTAGGACCTTTACTTTCTTTATGTTGTTCCAAGTTCCCAGCAATGGTTGCACTTACTGTTCACTCTTTAGCAATCATCAATCATCTTGCCTTTTTTGAATTGTTTTGGTTTATGCAAAACCTAGATTTCTCAAGAACTGTGTTGGGATTGGCAACTTGTGTACTTATACAGAGATGGATCTTCAGAACCTTCATTAGTTGCTTTGTCTCAAGAGAATATATCCATGACAAGGCCAATATGACTTGGTGGTCTGGAAAATGGTTTACTTCTGGGCTTGGGTGGAACATGTTCTCGCAACCATTCCGTGAGTTCATTTGTAAGCTCACTGAGATGAGCTATTTTGCCGTTGATGTGTGTATGGGCCATTGTCTTCTTTTTGCTCAATTTCCATTGTTGTTCGTTCCCTATATTGACAAGTGGCACATGATGTTGCTCTTCTGGCTCAAGCCAACTAATCAGTTGCGTCCAAGATTGTTCTccaagaaacagaagagaAGAATAAGGAGAACTGTCAATCTATACTTCGTTGTTTTTGTGATGATACTTGTGCTTATGGCCAGTCTTATTGTGGTTCCAATAGTTGCAACCAGATACTTTGAATTGGAATTCTCTGACTATGCTCCTCAATTCATTCAGGATTTGATCCAACCAGAAACACCCTttctccaaagaaaaggtcTCCACAAAGGCTTAGTGCGTAACTGA
- the PPP5C gene encoding Serine/threonine-protein phosphatase 5 (EggNog:ENOG5038E0Z; COG:T) — protein MDPSAAENLKGKGNAAFASKEYNTAIEHYTAAIELDPQNGVLFSNRAMSYLKLEDFHKALQDCDKGLALVSDPKATQKLYFRKASAFKGINSIKLARQYFSKVLEHDPSNMAAKQELDSLAEDDNMEDVKTHRVEIKIESVSKLPDEFQRLVDGRPSKPEKPVIKESTADISKEIEEMFDRPKKQYIPDTSAPSFVERSTTSILPSLKNIQGAQKDKAYSYVINLPSNVISDSFLYGVEPDFFSFYIEAASFVAQKDMIQDWDTKVLQTLTELSKLKRYQIAKSFCDEKDLHSLLELVQKKNPALLVKYQELI, from the coding sequence ATGGATCCATCTGCAGCAGAAAACCTCAAAGGAAAGGGCAATGCTGCTTTTGCCAGCAAAGAATACAACACTGCCATAGAACACTACACAGCAGCAATCGAGCTTGATCCTCAAAATGGAGTTTTATTTTCCAATAGAGCCATGAGCTACTTgaagcttgaagatttcCATAAAGCTCTTCAGGACTGTGACAAGGGATTGGCCTTAGTTAGTGACCCTAAAGCCACACAGAAACTCTATTTCCGGAAAGCAAGTGCTTTCAAAGGGATCAATTCCATTAAACTAGCCCGTCAGTATTTTTCCAAAGTCCTAGAGCATGATCCTTCTAATATGGCTGCTAAACAAGAGTTGGATTCTTTAGCCGAAGACGACAACATGGAAGATGTAAAAACGCATAGAGTCGAGATTAAAATAGAGAGTGTGTCGAAACTACCCGATGAGTTTCAAAGGCTTGTGGACGGAAGGCCCTCAAAGCCAGAAAAACCAGTGATAAAAGAGAGTACTGCTGATATTTccaaagagattgaagagaTGTTCGACAGACCAAAGAAACAATATATTCCTGACACTAGTGCCCCTCTGTTTGTGGAAAGATCAACTACTTCTATTCTCccatctttgaagaacatACAAGGTGCTCAGAAGGATAAAGCATATAGCTATGTGATCAACCTTCCTTCTAATGTTATTTCAGATAGTTTTTTGTATGGAGTGGAGCCGGACTTTTTCTCGTTTTATATTGAGGCTGCAAGCTTTGTGGCTCAAAAGGACATGATTCAAGACTGGGACACGAAGGTCCTACAAACATTAACGGAGttgtcaaagttgaagcGGTACCAAATTGCCAAATCATTTTGTGATGAGAAGGACCTTCACAGTTTGcttgaacttgtccaaaagAAAAATCCAGCCCTTTTGGTGAAATATCAGGAACTAATCTAA
- a CDS encoding uncharacterized protein (COG:S; EggNog:ENOG503NWG1), whose protein sequence is MTVEELQDEICATDAIFPDCTTEVAPQIYTFMVPSHSDLEIQVSFPESYPDEIPSLVQVIVHDQVKYSDEAYLERAVKSKLEALFSPGCVVVIELLSELEVFLESYNDRITELEDQAKMLNIKEESEEPEVAEIEHHYEPQADPLEGWVQSDAVVDRGSTFIGFAKEVHSLEEAETAIDLLVTEKKISKASHNMTAWRIKGEGGVQYQDCDDDGESAAGSRILHLLTMMDLWNVVVVVSRWFGGTHIGPDRFKHINSAARDAIVKGGFGATNTGKEQKKSKKKK, encoded by the exons ATGACTGTAGAAGAGCTACAAGATGAAATATGTGCTACCGATGCCATATTCCCTGATTGTACTACGGAAGTGGCTCCTCAAATCTATACATTCATGGTTCCTCTGCATAGTGATCTAGAAATCCAGGTGAGCTTTCCCGAATCGTATCCCGATGAGATCCCCAGCCTAGTGCAAGTCATTGTTCACGATCAAGTAAAATATAGTGACGAAGCATATTTGGAGAGAGCTGTGAAGTCCAAACTCGAGGCTCTTTTTTCACCGGGATGTGTGGTGGTAATAGAGTTGTTATCGGAGCTTGAAGTGTTTTTGGAGTCGTACAATGACAGAATTACAGAGCTTGAAGACCAGGCCAAAATGCTCAATATTAAAGAAGAACTGGAAGAACCTGAAGTTGCGGAGATTGAACACCATTACGAACCTCAGGCTGATCCTCTTGAAGGCTGGGTCCAGTCTGATGCTGTGGTGGACCGGGGATCTACTTTTATTGGATTTGCCAAAGAGGTCCATTCTCTCGAAGAAGCAGAAACCGCTATAGACCTACTAGTGACCGAGAaaaagatttcaaaagcttcaCACAACATGACTGCATGGCGAATTAAGGGAGAGGGGGGTGTACAGTACCAGGACTGTGACGATGATGGAGAGAGTGCTGCAGGAAGTAGGATTCTTCATCTACTAACG ATGATGGACCTTTGGaatgtggtggtggtggtgagCAGATGGTTTGGAGGAACACATATCGGACCTGATAGGTTCAAGCATATAAACTCTGCTGCTAGAGATGCAATAGTGAAAGGAGGGTTTGGAGCTACTAATACAGGGAAGGAACAAAAGAAGagtaagaagaagaagtga
- a CDS encoding uncharacterized protein (COG:S; EggNog:ENOG503P9NB), whose protein sequence is MSLSNRVMNMKFMRSADDKKNEVDVEESKRKVLDSSAWALEDSSYLFTKKPVPVQSVGYGSISAFDDDSEEELAAVPVATKRTWGSQTQDHDQETLDEFSSIKPTRAKSRTSKQKKEDVSTEKDKPEITSLQNLNAEALNNVDANDFINSIFKPKPKEPKDQKDQSRKRAGEPTHSKLNKRKRTQKK, encoded by the exons ATGAGTTTGTCGAACCGGGTCATGAACATGAAGTTCATGAGAAGTGCTGAcgacaagaagaatgaagtGGACGTCGAAGAATCCAAGAGAAAGGTCCTAGATTCGTCGGCCTGGGCCCTTGAAGACTCCTCCTACTTGTTCACCAAGAAACCCGTACCAGTACAATCAGTTGGATACGGTAGCATCAGTGCATTCGACGATGACTCGGAAGAAGAGCTCGCAGCTGTCCCCGTTGCCACAAAACGAACATGGGGATCACAAACACAAGACCACGATCAAGAAACACTTGATGAATTCTCAAGCATCAAACCCACCCGTGCAAAGTCACGGACCAGTAAACAA aagaaagaagatgTTTCCACTGAGAAGGACAAGCCAGAGATTACCTCGCTTCAAAACCTTAACGCTGAAGCTCTCAATAACGTTGATGCTAATGACTTTATAAACAGCattttcaaacccaaacccaaagaacccaaagaTCAGAAAGACCAGTCCAGGAAACGGGCCGGTGAACCAACACATtccaaattgaacaagaggaAACGAACGCAAAAGAAGTAG